The Nostoc sp. 'Peltigera membranacea cyanobiont' N6 genome contains the following window.
AAAGCAGCGAGAATTTCCATAATTGTCCAATGGTCTTTCTGAGAATCTTTAGCAATCTGTTCTAAAGCATAAATGGCAGCAAATCGCGTTTCAATCTTTTCATTTCCCAGTTGTTCAATCGCTTTACAAAAACGTTCTGGAACAATCTCTTCTGGAGTTGGTTGTGTGTTATTGATACCAGTTACGATATTCTTATCCCAAGCTAGCGTCCCAGCAAGGAGTTGTGTTAACAGACTTTGATTCTCATCTAGGGAAAGTTTGGAAGTGTAGTAAGCATTAGTAATTAATGCCAGTCCTCCAATAATTATGGCAAGAGTTGTTAATGCTTGATTAATATATTCTATTTTTTCCTGATTTGAAAATCCTTCAATACTTTCAAATAATGAGAGAATAAGAGTTGCTGAGAAAATAAATATAATTGAGATCAATACCAAAAAAGTCGTGAGTCCATTTGTCTTTATAAAAGATATGTCATAAGTCTTCATATCTGGCTCCTTACGGAAATAAATTTAGGTTGATTTTAAGAGTATCTATAAATATCTGATAGCGTACAAATACGGAAGTACTTGACAAGTACTTAAATCTACTTAATGGAAATCATCTATGAAATCCATCACAACTTATTTTTCAAACATCCTCTGAACTACGGAGGTTAGCGGTAGAGGCACAATGTTGTTGTGCGTGAAACGAAGCTATTCTACGCAATTGAAATATCCATATTAATTGGAAAGAATATGTTACTTTAGCCAACTTTGTATTTAAAAAAACTCACGTTTGAGGTTCAGAGGGTCAAGATTGAGGTTCAGAGGGTGAAATTTAAGCTTGCCAGTGTTTGGGTGGTTGAAGATTTTCCGGTAAGATTGTTGTGCGATCGCCTTTTGCCAAAAACTATAGCATTAAGTGAAATCGGTAGAATGCGCCCAAATAACTAATGATGCGGTGATAACTCAACCTGATTGCGGCCAATCTGTCGGTGGTTCTATATAATCAGGTAGGCGAGTGGTGCGATCGCCAAGTGCGTTTCTAATCTGGTGTAACTCTAAGTTTTTCGCCCCTGTTAAAATTGTCCCTTCCAGTTTGACATCACGAAGGTCAGCTTCTAAAAAGTTAGCTCCCATCAAGTTAGCCTGAGTCAGATTAGCTTGATAAAGGGTCGCCCTATGCAGGTTTGCTCCAATCAGGTTAGCCTGATGCAGGTCAGCTTCCGTTAAACTGGCTTCTGAGAGATTGGCAAAATAAACTTCTGTTTGGTGGAGTTTGGCTGCATTCAAGTTAGCCCCAGAAAGATTGGCTCCATTCAGGTTAGCCCCCGAAAGGTTAGCACCAATCAAACCCGTCAGATTTAGGTTGGCTTTACCCAGTTTTGCACCTTGCAAGTTAGCTAAAAACAGCTTTGCTCCAGAGAGGTTGGCGACTTTTAAAGTTGCTTGTTGCAAGTTAGCTTTATAAAGGTTTGCTCCTTGGAGATTGGCTACACGCAGACTTGCTCCAGAAAGGTTAGCTGAACGCAGGTTAGCCCCAGAGAGATTAGCGCGGTTGAGATTAGCCCAACATAGATTAGCTCCGCAAAGACTAGCTTTTAATAATTTGGTTTCATAGAGAATTGACCTAACGAGTTTAGCGCCGTTGAGGTCAGCCTCACTCAAGTCGGCTCCCCGCAGGTCAGCCCCACTCAGGTCAGAACCACGTAAATCGGCTTGTTGCAGATTAACTCCTAGGAGGTCTGCTCGTCTGATGTCGATATTACGTAAATCAAGTTTCTGGTCTTTTGGGTCTTCGAGTAAATTCCGTCTACCGATGACAGTTAGG
Protein-coding sequences here:
- a CDS encoding pentapeptide repeat-containing protein encodes the protein MSSKKTDTLLNWFITITVFFGFSLTVIFFALSSIKELSIQEKIQYRNQALTTTAIVFLASAAMFNTYYSAKRAQAMHKNAIAAEKNLEISVQNAKLNQDRLTSERFMGAIAQLGHDKIETRTGAIYALERVAQDFPKEHWTIMEILTAFVRENAPIQPVRVEQQKPEYSPDAYSGKRRSGSRPTQQLEQNLHEELPIIRTDIQAALTVIGRRNLLEDPKDQKLDLRNIDIRRADLLGVNLQQADLRGSDLSGADLRGADLSEADLNGAKLVRSILYETKLLKASLCGANLCWANLNRANLSGANLRSANLSGASLRVANLQGANLYKANLQQATLKVANLSGAKLFLANLQGAKLGKANLNLTGLIGANLSGANLNGANLSGANLNAAKLHQTEVYFANLSEASLTEADLHQANLIGANLHRATLYQANLTQANLMGANFLEADLRDVKLEGTILTGAKNLELHQIRNALGDRTTRLPDYIEPPTDWPQSG